In Burkholderia sp. NRF60-BP8, a single window of DNA contains:
- a CDS encoding beta-ketoacyl-ACP synthase III yields the protein MAQSTLYSRVLGTGSFLPPDRVTNQQLTDRLAKEGIETSDEWIVARTGIHARHFAAPDVTTSDLALEASRRAIEAAGVDPQSIDLIIVATSTPDFVFPSTACLLQNKLGIKNGGAAFDVQAVCSGFAYAMATADSFIRSGQHRTALVVGAETFSRILDFKDRTTCVLFGDGAGAVILSASEEPGVLGSALHADGSYSNILCTPGNVNRGVIDGSAFLHMDGQAVFKLAVNVLEKVAIEALAKANLAPEQIDWLIPHQANIRIMTSTCRKLGLPQERMVVTVDQHGNTSAASIPLALDAAVRDGRIQRGQHVLIEGVGGGFTWGASVFRF from the coding sequence ATGGCCCAATCGACTCTCTATTCCCGCGTGCTCGGCACGGGCAGCTTCCTGCCGCCCGACCGCGTCACGAACCAGCAGTTGACCGATCGTCTTGCGAAGGAAGGCATCGAGACGAGCGATGAATGGATCGTGGCGCGTACGGGCATCCACGCGCGCCATTTCGCCGCACCCGACGTCACGACGAGCGATCTCGCGCTCGAAGCGTCGCGTCGTGCGATCGAAGCGGCCGGTGTCGATCCGCAGTCGATCGACCTGATCATCGTCGCGACTTCGACCCCCGATTTCGTGTTCCCGAGCACCGCGTGCCTGCTGCAGAACAAGCTCGGCATCAAGAACGGCGGCGCGGCATTCGACGTGCAGGCCGTGTGCTCGGGCTTCGCGTACGCGATGGCGACGGCCGACAGTTTCATCCGCAGCGGCCAGCACCGTACGGCGCTCGTGGTCGGCGCGGAGACGTTCTCGCGCATTCTCGACTTCAAGGACCGCACGACCTGCGTGCTGTTCGGCGACGGCGCGGGCGCGGTGATCCTGTCCGCATCGGAAGAGCCGGGCGTGCTGGGCAGCGCGCTGCACGCGGACGGCAGCTACTCGAACATCCTGTGCACGCCGGGCAACGTCAATCGCGGCGTGATCGACGGCAGCGCGTTCCTGCACATGGACGGGCAGGCCGTGTTCAAGCTCGCGGTCAACGTGCTGGAAAAAGTCGCGATCGAAGCGCTCGCGAAGGCGAATCTCGCGCCCGAGCAAATCGACTGGCTGATTCCGCACCAGGCCAACATCCGCATCATGACCAGCACCTGCCGCAAGCTCGGCCTGCCGCAGGAGCGCATGGTCGTGACGGTCGACCAGCACGGCAACACGTCGGCCGCGTCGATCCCGCTGGCGCTCGACGCCGCGGTGCGCGACGGCCGCATCCAGCGCGGTCAGCACGTGCTGATCGAAGGCGTCGGCGGCGGCTTCACCTGGGGCGCGTCGGTCTTCCGCTTCTGA
- the rpmF gene encoding 50S ribosomal protein L32: protein MAVQQNKKSPSKRGMHRSHDFLTAAPLAVEPSTGEVHLRHHVSPNGYYRGKKVVKTKND, encoded by the coding sequence ATGGCAGTCCAGCAAAACAAGAAGTCGCCGTCGAAGCGCGGCATGCATCGTTCGCACGATTTCCTGACGGCAGCGCCGCTGGCAGTCGAGCCGAGCACGGGTGAAGTGCACCTGCGTCACCACGTCAGCCCGAACGGCTACTATCGCGGCAAGAAAGTCGTCAAGACGAAGAACGACTAA
- the plsX gene encoding phosphate acyltransferase PlsX, whose product MTVKLTIDCMGGDHGPSVTVPAAVKFVRAHPDAHLMLVGIESAIRAQLKKLKALDDPALTIVPATEVVAMDDPVEVALRKKKDSSMRVALNHVKEGAAQACISAGNTGALMAVSRYVLKTLPGIERPAIAFALPNPTGYTMMLDLGANVDCEPQHLLQFAEMGHALVAALEGKERPTIGLLNIGEEVIKGNETIKRAGELLRASTLNFRGNVEGNDIYKGTVDVIVCDGFVGNVALKTSEGLAQMLSDIIREEFGRSLMSKLMALLALPVLMRFKKRVDHRQYNGAALLGLKSLVIKSHGSADAYAFEWAIKRGYDAVKNGVLERLARAMADNSASLGDGEHDAGGAGHASPAAGHHAEPSAAQSSKA is encoded by the coding sequence ATGACCGTAAAGCTCACAATCGATTGCATGGGAGGCGACCACGGCCCGTCCGTGACCGTTCCCGCGGCAGTCAAGTTCGTCCGCGCGCATCCCGATGCGCACCTGATGCTCGTCGGCATCGAAAGCGCGATTCGCGCTCAGCTGAAGAAGCTGAAAGCCCTCGACGATCCCGCGTTGACCATCGTGCCCGCCACCGAAGTCGTGGCGATGGACGACCCTGTCGAAGTGGCGCTGCGCAAGAAGAAGGATTCTTCGATGCGCGTCGCGCTCAACCACGTCAAGGAAGGCGCGGCGCAGGCCTGCATTTCCGCCGGCAATACCGGCGCGTTGATGGCCGTTTCCCGTTACGTACTCAAGACGCTGCCCGGCATCGAGCGGCCCGCGATCGCGTTCGCGCTGCCGAACCCGACCGGCTACACGATGATGCTGGACCTCGGCGCGAACGTCGACTGCGAACCGCAGCATCTGCTGCAGTTCGCGGAGATGGGGCACGCGCTGGTGGCCGCGCTCGAAGGCAAGGAGCGCCCGACGATCGGCCTGCTGAACATCGGCGAAGAGGTCATCAAGGGCAACGAGACGATCAAGCGCGCAGGCGAGCTGCTGCGCGCCAGCACGCTCAATTTCCGCGGCAACGTGGAAGGCAACGACATCTACAAGGGCACCGTCGACGTGATTGTCTGCGACGGCTTCGTCGGCAACGTCGCGCTGAAGACGTCCGAAGGGCTCGCGCAGATGCTGTCGGACATCATCCGCGAGGAGTTCGGCCGTTCGCTGATGTCGAAGCTGATGGCGCTGCTCGCGCTGCCCGTGCTGATGCGTTTCAAGAAGCGCGTCGACCACCGCCAGTACAACGGCGCGGCGCTGCTGGGGCTGAAGAGCCTCGTGATCAAGAGCCACGGCTCGGCCGACGCCTACGCGTTTGAGTGGGCGATCAAACGCGGGTATGATGCCGTCAAAAACGGGGTGCTGGAGCGCCTCGCGCGCGCGATGGCGGATAATTCGGCGTCGCTCGGCGACGGCGAGCACGACGCGGGCGGCGCGGGCCATGCAAGCCCGGCCGCAGGCCATCACGCCGAACCTTCCGCTGCGCAATCCTCTAAAGCATAA
- the fabD gene encoding ACP S-malonyltransferase has protein sequence MKFAFVFPGQGSQAIGMLNAFADLAVVRETLQEASDALDQDLGKLIAEGPAEELNLTTNTQPVMLTAAYACYRAWQQAGGPAPSIVAGHSLGEYTALVAAGALAFKDAVPLVRFRAQAMQTAVPVGQGGMAAILGLDDDTVRAVCAEAAEAGVVEAVNFNAPAQVVIAGSKAAVEKACEIAKAKGAKRALPLPVSAPFHSSLLKPASDQLRDYLASVDVKAPQIPVVNNIDVAVVGDPAAIKDALVRQAAGPVRWVECVRHIAGTGVTHVIECGPGKVLAGLTKRIDGNLTGASVFDPASLDEALKLVTA, from the coding sequence ATGAAATTTGCATTCGTTTTTCCGGGGCAGGGCTCTCAGGCGATCGGCATGCTCAACGCATTCGCCGATCTGGCCGTCGTGCGCGAGACGCTCCAGGAAGCGTCCGATGCGCTCGATCAGGATCTCGGCAAGCTGATCGCCGAAGGTCCGGCCGAAGAGCTGAACCTGACCACCAACACGCAGCCCGTGATGCTGACCGCAGCGTACGCGTGCTACCGCGCGTGGCAGCAGGCGGGCGGCCCGGCGCCGTCGATCGTCGCCGGCCACAGCCTCGGCGAATACACGGCGCTCGTCGCGGCCGGCGCCCTCGCGTTCAAGGACGCGGTGCCGCTCGTGCGTTTTCGCGCGCAGGCGATGCAGACGGCCGTGCCGGTCGGCCAGGGCGGCATGGCCGCGATCCTGGGCCTCGACGACGACACGGTGCGTGCGGTGTGCGCCGAAGCCGCGGAAGCGGGCGTCGTCGAAGCGGTGAACTTCAATGCGCCCGCGCAGGTCGTGATCGCAGGCAGCAAGGCTGCGGTCGAAAAGGCATGCGAAATCGCAAAGGCGAAGGGCGCGAAGCGCGCGCTGCCGCTGCCGGTGTCGGCGCCGTTCCATTCGTCGCTGCTCAAGCCGGCGTCGGATCAGTTGCGCGACTATCTCGCGAGTGTCGACGTGAAGGCGCCGCAGATTCCGGTCGTCAACAACATCGACGTCGCCGTGGTCGGCGATCCGGCCGCGATCAAGGATGCGCTGGTGCGCCAGGCCGCGGGCCCGGTGCGCTGGGTCGAATGCGTGCGGCACATCGCGGGCACGGGCGTCACGCACGTGATCGAATGCGGTCCGGGCAAGGTGCTCGCCGGCCTGACGAAGCGCATCGACGGCAACCTGACGGGGGCGTCGGTGTTCGATCCGGCTTCGCTCGACGAAGCGCTCAAGCTGGTGACCGCCTGA
- the fabG gene encoding 3-oxoacyl-ACP reductase FabG, whose protein sequence is MDKTLDKQVAIVTGASRGIGRSIALELARLGATVIGTATSESGAAAITAAFAEAGVAGRGAVLNVNDAAAAEALIDATVKEFGALNVLVNNAGITQDQLAMRMKDEDWDAVIDTNLKSVFRLSRAVLRPMMKARGGRIINITSVVGSAGNPGQVNYAAAKAGVAGMTRALAREIGSRGITVNCVAPGFIDTDMTKTLPEEQQAALKTQIPLGRLGSPEDIAHAVAFLASPQAGYITGTTLHVNGGMYMS, encoded by the coding sequence ATGGACAAGACTCTCGATAAACAGGTTGCGATCGTGACCGGCGCGTCGCGCGGCATCGGCCGCTCGATCGCGCTCGAACTCGCGCGTCTGGGCGCGACGGTGATCGGCACGGCGACGAGCGAATCGGGCGCCGCCGCGATCACCGCGGCGTTCGCGGAAGCGGGTGTCGCGGGCCGCGGCGCGGTGCTGAACGTCAACGACGCGGCGGCTGCCGAAGCGCTGATCGATGCGACCGTGAAGGAATTCGGCGCGCTGAACGTGCTCGTCAACAACGCGGGCATCACGCAGGACCAGCTCGCGATGCGGATGAAGGACGAGGACTGGGACGCGGTGATCGACACCAACCTGAAGTCGGTGTTCCGTCTGTCGCGTGCGGTGCTGCGCCCGATGATGAAGGCGCGCGGCGGCCGTATCATCAACATCACGTCGGTGGTCGGCTCGGCCGGCAATCCGGGTCAGGTCAACTATGCGGCCGCGAAGGCCGGCGTCGCGGGCATGACGCGTGCGCTCGCGCGCGAAATCGGCAGCCGCGGCATCACCGTGAACTGCGTGGCGCCGGGCTTCATCGACACCGACATGACGAAGACGCTGCCGGAAGAACAGCAGGCCGCGCTCAAGACCCAGATTCCGCTCGGCCGCCTCGGCAGCCCGGAAGACATCGCCCATGCCGTCGCGTTCCTCGCCTCGCCGCAGGCCGGTTACATCACCGGCACGACGCTGCACGTGAACGGCGGCATGTACATGTCGTAA
- the acpP gene encoding acyl carrier protein: protein MDNIEQRVKKIVAEQLGVAEAEIKNEASFVNDLGADSLDTVELVMALEDEFGMEIPDEEAEKITTVQQAIDYARANVKA, encoded by the coding sequence ATGGACAACATCGAACAACGTGTCAAGAAGATCGTCGCTGAACAACTGGGCGTCGCCGAAGCCGAGATCAAGAACGAAGCTTCGTTCGTGAACGACCTGGGCGCCGACTCGCTCGACACGGTCGAACTGGTGATGGCGCTCGAAGACGAGTTCGGCATGGAAATCCCGGACGAAGAAGCAGAGAAGATCACGACCGTTCAGCAAGCGATCGACTACGCTCGCGCAAACGTCAAGGCGTAA